TTTCATCAATTCAAACAATATTTCTATATTTCTATTCAGGTTCTTGACAAATTTAAAGCCGCTGGTATTAATATAAAATATTTAACCGTCTTGAACACGATTTCAGGATTAATGGATTACCATGATTACTAATCAATCTTGTAAATCTCTTAATCCCGTAATCGTGTTCAGACAATATTTAAGGTGATAATAATATGAAATATCATATAGACCCAACAGTAGATTGCGTATTTAAAAGATTACTTGGCTCTGAAGAAAATAAAAATCTTTTGATTCACTTTTTAAATGCAGTTATAAAACCTCCAGCGAATAAAAAGATAACGCATGTTGATATTCTTAATCCGTATAATGATAAAGATTTTATTTCAGATAAAT
This Desulfobacterales bacterium DNA region includes the following protein-coding sequences:
- a CDS encoding PD-(D/E)XK nuclease family transposase: MKYHIDPTVDCVFKRLLGSEENKNLLIHFLNAVIKPPANKKITHVDILNPYNDKDFISDK